In Brucella melitensis bv. 1 str. 16M, a genomic segment contains:
- a CDS encoding TIGR02302 family protein: MTDHSNDRKDRPRAARGAFLRLFSGEGAALRRLHLRTFLSIAIERLWPLVLPLILLLALFASLGWLGLFALMPRWLHMGVLAVFSLAGLVALYLPFRFRPPREEEIVARIEAVNGLVHEPLAVQTGTMATGTHDPFAIALWREHQKRMAERLKNLQSGLPRPRVPERDPFGLRAGVALLFVTAFAYSLGSTSGRIADAFNLPPAKGSAVARIDAWVTPPRYTGRAPIFLTAGSENRKAADPITVPQGSIVSVRVIGGSAERLTATDAEGKRREIKPVAARQGEKAEEGPIDSSVDGSRNFRYDLQKDETLALSGIDARWKFVVTPDNPPTIRFTKEPERALNGTLQLSYEIDDDYGAAKAEAEIVALDTGDEEEEADPLYDAPRLPLALPRRGSREASTSKDLTEHPWAGQKVALTLVVTDAAGHTGHSETRIITLPERPFSNPLARAVAEQRRILALDATQRDHVLDMLSAIMLRPEETIRNAAHYLGLATIRTRLRIAASDNALRDTADYMWQVALGIENGNLSAAERRLRQAQEALRNALQNGASQEEIEKLTADLRKAMQDFLREFAQRQQQNPNARRQAPDPNARMLTEKDLQRMMDQIENLARQGSRDQATQLLSQLQNLMNNLQMGQAQQGQGNGQGQQGQMQEQMNKLGELMRRQQETMNETFDLDQKMQRQFGGSDGEGEFGDGLMPGDDGSADADSCQNSQGDVPPDMAEAMRKLQQKQKDLQSDLQKLKDDLKGMGIEPGKDFSEAEKSMGNATDALGRNEGSEANDQQGNALDALRRGGHDMMQKMQQAMGQEGQSQGMKGGKGRDPLGRQSGTDGTGFGNNVKIPGEIDIQRAREILDEIRRKLGNALTPQMEKEYLQRLLKFD; the protein is encoded by the coding sequence ATGACGGATCATAGCAACGACAGGAAAGACAGGCCGCGCGCCGCGCGGGGCGCCTTTCTGCGGCTTTTTTCCGGGGAAGGCGCTGCTCTGCGCCGGCTACATCTGCGCACCTTTCTCTCCATCGCCATCGAGCGGCTCTGGCCGCTCGTGCTGCCGCTGATTCTGCTTCTTGCGCTGTTTGCAAGCCTGGGCTGGCTTGGTCTTTTTGCGCTGATGCCACGCTGGCTGCATATGGGTGTTCTGGCGGTCTTTTCCCTCGCCGGGCTGGTTGCCCTTTATCTCCCCTTCCGCTTCCGCCCACCGCGTGAAGAAGAGATCGTGGCGCGTATCGAGGCTGTAAACGGCCTTGTGCACGAGCCACTGGCCGTCCAGACCGGAACCATGGCCACCGGCACGCATGATCCTTTTGCAATCGCGCTGTGGCGCGAACATCAAAAGCGCATGGCGGAACGGCTGAAGAACCTGCAATCCGGCCTGCCGCGTCCGCGCGTGCCGGAGCGCGACCCTTTCGGGCTTCGTGCCGGTGTCGCACTTCTCTTCGTAACGGCCTTTGCCTATAGTCTCGGCTCGACAAGCGGGCGCATCGCCGATGCATTCAACCTCCCTCCGGCGAAGGGTTCGGCTGTTGCCCGCATCGATGCCTGGGTGACACCACCCCGCTATACGGGCCGGGCGCCGATTTTTCTCACCGCCGGCAGCGAGAATCGGAAAGCCGCTGACCCCATTACCGTGCCGCAGGGCAGCATCGTTTCGGTTCGTGTGATCGGCGGCAGCGCCGAGCGCCTCACCGCAACCGATGCCGAGGGCAAGCGCCGCGAAATAAAACCCGTTGCCGCCAGACAAGGCGAGAAGGCCGAAGAAGGCCCGATCGATAGTAGTGTCGATGGCAGCCGTAATTTCCGCTACGATCTTCAGAAAGATGAAACGCTGGCGCTTTCGGGCATCGATGCGCGCTGGAAGTTCGTCGTAACACCCGACAATCCGCCCACAATCCGCTTCACCAAGGAGCCGGAGCGGGCGCTGAACGGCACCTTGCAGCTTTCCTATGAAATCGATGACGACTACGGCGCAGCCAAGGCTGAAGCCGAAATCGTCGCGCTCGACACAGGCGACGAGGAAGAGGAAGCAGATCCTCTTTACGACGCGCCCAGACTGCCGCTTGCCCTGCCCCGTCGCGGCAGCAGGGAAGCAAGCACGTCGAAGGATCTGACCGAACATCCATGGGCTGGCCAGAAGGTGGCGCTTACGCTGGTCGTGACCGATGCCGCAGGCCATACGGGCCACAGCGAAACCCGGATCATCACCTTGCCGGAGCGGCCTTTCAGCAACCCGCTCGCCCGCGCCGTTGCCGAACAGCGGCGCATTCTGGCGCTGGACGCCACCCAGCGCGACCATGTGCTGGATATGCTGTCCGCAATCATGCTGCGCCCGGAAGAAACGATCCGGAATGCCGCCCATTATCTGGGGCTGGCCACGATCCGCACCCGCCTGCGCATTGCCGCCAGCGACAACGCATTGCGCGACACTGCCGACTATATGTGGCAGGTGGCGCTCGGTATCGAGAACGGCAATCTTTCCGCTGCCGAAAGACGCCTGCGGCAGGCGCAGGAAGCCCTGCGCAATGCATTGCAGAATGGCGCTTCGCAGGAGGAGATCGAAAAACTGACTGCGGATCTGCGCAAGGCGATGCAGGATTTCTTGCGTGAATTTGCGCAGCGCCAGCAGCAAAACCCGAATGCACGCCGACAGGCGCCCGATCCCAATGCGCGTATGCTGACCGAAAAAGACCTGCAACGCATGATGGACCAGATCGAGAATCTGGCGCGTCAGGGCTCCCGCGATCAGGCCACGCAACTTCTGTCGCAATTGCAGAACCTGATGAACAACCTGCAAATGGGGCAGGCCCAGCAGGGACAAGGCAACGGGCAAGGTCAACAGGGCCAGATGCAGGAACAGATGAACAAGCTGGGCGAGCTGATGCGCCGCCAGCAGGAAACCATGAACGAGACCTTCGATCTCGACCAGAAAATGCAGCGCCAGTTCGGCGGCAGCGACGGTGAAGGTGAATTTGGCGACGGCCTCATGCCCGGCGACGATGGTTCTGCGGACGCGGATTCGTGTCAGAACAGTCAGGGCGATGTGCCGCCTGACATGGCCGAGGCCATGCGCAAGCTGCAACAGAAGCAGAAAGACCTGCAATCAGACCTGCAAAAACTGAAAGACGACCTGAAAGGCATGGGTATTGAACCCGGAAAGGACTTTTCCGAGGCTGAAAAGTCCATGGGCAATGCCACCGATGCGCTTGGCCGCAATGAAGGCTCCGAGGCAAACGACCAGCAAGGCAACGCGCTGGACGCGCTGCGCCGGGGCGGCCATGACATGATGCAGAAAATGCAGCAGGCCATGGGTCAGGAAGGTCAGAGTCAGGGCATGAAAGGCGGCAAGGGACGCGATCCGCTTGGCCGCCAGTCAGGCACCGATGGCACGGGCTTCGGAAATAACGTCAAGATTCCCGGTGAAATCGACATCCAGCGCGCAAGAGAAATTCTCGATGAAATCCGCCGCAAGCTCGGCAATGCCCTGACGCCGCAGATGGAGAAGGAATATCTGCAACGCCTGCTGAAATTCGACTGA
- the lysA gene encoding diaminopimelate decarboxylase gives MNHFEYRNGVLHAENVSLPEIAKAVGTPFYVYSRATIERHFRVFHDAFADMDTLVTYALKANSNQAVLTALAKLGAGADTVSQGEIRRALAAGIPANRIVFSGVGKTPREMDFALEAGIYCFNVESEPELEILSARAVAAGKVAPVSLRINPDVDAKTHAKISTGKSENKFGIPRDKARAAYARAASLPGLNVVGIDMHIGSQIIDLEPFDNAFALMAELVKELQADGHNIRHVDVGGGLGIPYRTPNTPPPPPVAYAQIVAKHIKPLGLKTVFEPGRLIVGNAGLLVTEVIFVKEGDAKNFVIVDAAMNDLIRPTLYDAFHDIRPVIMPNDNAPRIRADFVGPVCETGDYLGLDREVAKPAPGDLIAICTTGAYGAVLSSTYNSRLLIPEVLGDGERYHVVRPRRTYEELLALDSVPDWL, from the coding sequence GTGAACCACTTTGAATATCGCAACGGCGTTCTCCACGCTGAAAATGTCAGCCTGCCCGAAATAGCCAAGGCCGTCGGCACGCCTTTCTATGTCTATTCGCGCGCAACCATCGAGCGCCATTTTCGCGTGTTCCATGACGCCTTTGCCGATATGGACACGCTCGTCACCTATGCGCTGAAGGCGAATTCCAACCAGGCTGTGCTGACGGCGCTGGCAAAGCTTGGCGCGGGCGCGGACACGGTTTCGCAGGGCGAGATCCGCCGTGCGCTTGCCGCGGGCATTCCGGCAAACAGGATTGTATTTTCCGGCGTCGGCAAGACCCCGCGCGAAATGGATTTTGCGCTGGAAGCTGGCATTTACTGTTTCAACGTCGAATCCGAGCCGGAGCTGGAAATTCTTTCAGCCCGCGCCGTCGCCGCCGGCAAGGTGGCGCCTGTCTCGCTGCGTATCAACCCGGATGTGGATGCGAAGACCCACGCGAAAATCTCCACCGGCAAGTCGGAGAACAAGTTCGGCATCCCGCGCGACAAGGCGCGCGCGGCCTATGCCCGCGCGGCAAGCCTGCCCGGCCTCAACGTCGTCGGCATCGACATGCACATCGGAAGCCAGATCATCGATCTTGAGCCTTTCGACAATGCTTTCGCGCTGATGGCGGAACTGGTGAAGGAATTGCAGGCCGATGGCCACAATATCCGCCATGTCGATGTGGGCGGCGGGCTGGGCATTCCCTACCGCACCCCCAACACGCCGCCGCCGCCACCTGTTGCCTATGCCCAAATAGTGGCGAAACACATCAAGCCGCTCGGCCTCAAGACCGTGTTTGAGCCGGGCCGCCTGATCGTCGGCAATGCCGGGCTTCTCGTGACGGAAGTAATTTTCGTGAAGGAAGGCGATGCGAAGAATTTCGTGATCGTGGACGCGGCGATGAACGATCTCATCCGCCCGACGCTTTACGATGCCTTTCACGATATCAGGCCGGTCATTATGCCGAACGACAATGCCCCGCGCATCCGCGCCGATTTCGTCGGTCCGGTCTGCGAGACGGGCGACTATCTGGGCCTCGACCGCGAGGTGGCAAAGCCCGCCCCCGGCGACCTGATCGCCATCTGCACCACCGGCGCTTATGGCGCGGTGCTTTCCAGCACCTATAACAGCCGCCTTCTCATTCCCGAAGTGCTGGGGGACGGCGAGCGTTACCATGTGGTTCGTCCGCGCCGCACCTATGAGGAATTGCTGGCGCTCGATTCCGTGCCGGACTGGCTGTAA
- the lptM gene encoding LPS translocon maturation chaperone LptM — MTGRTAISSMLLIAALSLTLAACGRKGPLELPPSAVVTDDQGHTQEKPKEDKPFILDKIL, encoded by the coding sequence ATGACAGGCCGCACCGCCATTTCCTCCATGCTTCTGATTGCCGCGCTCAGCCTCACCCTCGCTGCCTGCGGACGCAAAGGCCCGCTTGAGCTGCCGCCTTCAGCCGTCGTAACCGACGATCAGGGTCATACCCAGGAGAAACCGAAGGAAGACAAGCCCTTCATTCTCGACAAGATATTGTAA
- the argH gene encoding argininosuccinate lyase yields the protein MSEQKSSNQMWGGRFASGPDAIMEEINASIGFDRKLYAQDIQGSLAHAAMLAKTGIIAAEDHKQIENGLKTIRKEIEEGKFTFSRKLEDIHMNIEARLAELIGPAAGRLHTARSRNDQVAVDFRLWVKQELEKTAAALKNLIEAFLERAEEHAATVMPGFTHLQTAQPVTFGHHCMAYVEMFGRDLSRVRDAIERIDESPLGAAALAGTGFPIDRHMTAKALGFREPTRNSLDSVSDRDYALEFLSLAAICAGHLSRLAEEIVIWSTPQFNFVRLSDAFSTGSSIMPQKKNPDAAELVRAKTGRINGSLVALLTIMKGLPLAYSKDMQEDKEQVFDAAENLELAIAAMAGMVRDLTVNVAAMKKAAGSGYSTATDLADWLVRTLGLPFREAHHVTGRAVALAESRKVDLAKLSLEELQSINPAITAEVFGYLTVEKSVKSRQSFGGTAPQEVRRQIRYWKKRIAKA from the coding sequence ATGAGCGAACAAAAATCAAGCAACCAGATGTGGGGCGGCCGTTTTGCCTCAGGGCCCGATGCGATCATGGAAGAGATCAATGCATCAATCGGTTTCGACCGCAAGCTCTATGCGCAGGATATTCAGGGCTCGCTCGCCCATGCAGCCATGCTCGCAAAGACGGGCATCATTGCGGCAGAAGACCACAAACAAATTGAAAATGGCTTGAAAACCATCCGCAAGGAAATAGAAGAGGGCAAATTCACCTTCTCGCGCAAGCTCGAAGACATTCACATGAACATCGAGGCGCGGCTGGCGGAATTGATCGGCCCTGCCGCCGGGCGCCTCCACACCGCCCGTTCGCGCAATGACCAGGTGGCCGTCGATTTCCGTCTCTGGGTGAAGCAGGAACTGGAAAAAACCGCAGCCGCCCTCAAAAACCTGATCGAAGCGTTTCTGGAGCGCGCGGAAGAACACGCGGCAACAGTCATGCCGGGTTTCACCCATCTCCAGACCGCGCAGCCCGTCACCTTCGGCCATCACTGCATGGCCTATGTGGAAATGTTCGGCCGCGATCTTTCGCGCGTGCGCGACGCCATCGAGCGCATAGACGAATCGCCTTTGGGTGCAGCCGCCCTTGCAGGCACCGGCTTTCCCATCGACCGTCACATGACGGCAAAGGCGCTGGGCTTCCGCGAGCCGACCCGCAATTCGCTCGACAGCGTTTCCGACCGCGATTATGCGCTGGAATTCCTGTCGCTTGCCGCAATCTGCGCCGGGCATCTTTCGCGCCTTGCCGAAGAGATCGTCATCTGGTCCACGCCGCAGTTCAATTTCGTGCGCCTTTCCGACGCCTTCTCCACCGGCTCCTCGATCATGCCGCAGAAGAAGAACCCGGACGCCGCAGAACTGGTACGCGCCAAGACGGGCCGCATCAATGGTTCGCTGGTCGCACTTCTCACCATCATGAAGGGCCTGCCGCTCGCCTATTCCAAGGACATGCAGGAAGACAAGGAACAGGTCTTCGACGCTGCCGAAAATCTGGAACTGGCGATTGCCGCGATGGCTGGAATGGTGCGCGATCTCACCGTCAATGTCGCAGCCATGAAGAAGGCCGCAGGTTCCGGTTATTCCACCGCGACCGACCTTGCCGACTGGCTGGTGCGCACACTGGGCCTTCCCTTCCGCGAAGCCCATCACGTAACGGGCCGCGCCGTGGCGCTTGCCGAAAGCCGCAAGGTCGATCTGGCAAAGCTCTCGCTTGAGGAATTGCAGTCGATCAACCCCGCCATCACAGCAGAGGTCTTCGGCTATCTGACGGTGGAAAAATCGGTCAAAAGCCGCCAATCCTTCGGCGGCACCGCCCCGCAGGAAGTGCGCCGCCAGATCCGCTACTGGAAAAAGCGTATTGCCAAGGCCTGA
- the tlpA gene encoding thiol:disulfide interchange protein TlpA: MAEDNEKATSEQNAKSGNRKIVLLAALAGVIAGIGAVYVMERPSGNVVDQNVSANLAAESDAASAQCALKADALKALDAAATGGVAAMRAAEKPISLAHIAFTGPDGKKMTLGDYKGKTLLVNLWATWCAPCREEMPALDKLQGEKGGNDFDVVAINIDTGSDDKPKGFLSEIGIKNLTLHRDASMASFNELKRKNLAFGLPVTLLVDKDGCQIAAMNGPAPWDSPDAIKLIDAAKNL, translated from the coding sequence ATGGCAGAAGACAACGAAAAGGCGACATCCGAACAGAATGCGAAATCGGGAAATCGCAAGATCGTCCTTCTTGCCGCCCTTGCCGGTGTCATTGCCGGTATCGGGGCGGTATACGTGATGGAGCGCCCTTCTGGCAATGTGGTTGACCAGAATGTTTCAGCGAATCTTGCAGCCGAAAGCGATGCGGCCTCGGCCCAATGCGCCCTGAAAGCCGATGCGCTGAAGGCGCTGGATGCGGCGGCAACCGGGGGTGTGGCTGCAATGCGCGCCGCTGAAAAGCCGATTTCGCTGGCGCATATCGCCTTCACCGGCCCGGACGGCAAAAAGATGACGCTCGGCGACTACAAGGGCAAGACGCTTCTGGTCAATCTCTGGGCAACATGGTGTGCGCCCTGCCGCGAGGAAATGCCAGCCCTCGACAAGTTGCAGGGCGAAAAGGGCGGCAATGATTTCGATGTTGTCGCCATCAATATCGACACCGGTTCGGACGACAAGCCGAAGGGTTTTCTGAGCGAGATCGGCATCAAAAACCTGACGCTGCATCGCGATGCTTCCATGGCGAGCTTCAACGAGTTGAAGCGCAAGAACCTCGCTTTCGGCCTGCCCGTCACGCTTCTGGTGGACAAGGATGGCTGCCAGATCGCCGCGATGAATGGCCCCGCGCCATGGGATAGCCCCGACGCCATCAAGCTCATCGACGCGGCCAAAAATCTTTGA
- a CDS encoding YaiI/YqxD family protein → MENEPDTICILVDADACPVKAEIYRVAERHNLPVVIVANSFIAIPREAQRVERVVVSGNLDAADDWIAEHSRPGAVVVTADIPLASHALEKGASVIAPNGRIHTQSTIGNTLATRNLMDSLRSAGEVTGGPAPFAPKDRSAFLSALDLAIVRLKRAGFHAS, encoded by the coding sequence ATGGAAAACGAACCCGACACCATTTGCATTCTGGTCGATGCCGATGCCTGCCCGGTCAAGGCGGAGATTTATCGCGTCGCCGAACGGCACAATCTGCCGGTCGTGATCGTGGCCAACAGTTTCATCGCAATTCCGCGCGAGGCGCAACGCGTGGAGCGCGTGGTGGTTTCCGGCAATCTCGATGCCGCCGACGACTGGATTGCGGAACATTCCCGCCCCGGTGCCGTGGTCGTTACGGCAGATATCCCGCTGGCAAGCCACGCGCTCGAAAAAGGTGCATCGGTGATCGCGCCGAACGGGCGCATTCATACCCAAAGTACGATCGGCAACACGCTTGCCACCCGCAACCTCATGGATTCGCTGCGCTCTGCCGGAGAAGTAACCGGTGGCCCAGCACCGTTTGCGCCGAAGGATCGCTCAGCTTTTCTGTCGGCTCTCGATCTCGCCATAGTCCGGTTGAAACGCGCGGGCTTCCACGCATCCTGA
- a CDS encoding YihY/virulence factor BrkB family protein: MQKIRRFLRQITFDVWGHFSTDDGWAFASHIALSGLMALFPFLIFATSLASFLGTREFANTAVHVIFDMWPSNIAAPIANEVKSVLTVQRHGLLTVSVIAAAYFASNGVEALRIALNRAYRVTDQRSIIFCRLQSLGFVLVGTLSLMAISFLLVLAPLAVRIAEQWFPDIAPFTGTIAFWRYTIAVAVLVLALFMVHIWLPAGRRGLGDILPGIVITLIAWLAAATAFAKYLETFANYVSTYAGLASIMVAIVFLYMLSAIFIVGAEINAAIMIFRKREQQPNLNL, translated from the coding sequence ATGCAAAAAATCAGACGTTTTCTCCGTCAGATCACCTTCGATGTATGGGGACATTTCAGCACCGACGACGGCTGGGCTTTTGCCAGCCACATTGCCCTTTCGGGCCTGATGGCGCTGTTTCCATTTCTGATTTTCGCCACCTCGCTTGCAAGCTTTCTGGGCACCAGGGAATTCGCCAACACGGCAGTACACGTCATTTTCGACATGTGGCCCTCGAATATCGCAGCCCCCATTGCCAATGAAGTGAAAAGCGTCCTGACCGTGCAGCGCCACGGGCTTTTGACCGTCAGCGTGATCGCCGCCGCTTATTTCGCCTCCAATGGCGTGGAGGCGCTGCGCATTGCGCTCAACCGCGCCTACCGCGTGACCGACCAGCGATCGATCATCTTCTGCCGCCTGCAAAGCCTCGGTTTCGTGCTGGTCGGCACATTGAGCCTGATGGCGATCAGCTTTCTTCTGGTTCTGGCGCCGCTTGCCGTGCGCATTGCCGAACAATGGTTCCCCGATATTGCGCCCTTTACCGGCACAATCGCCTTCTGGCGCTATACGATTGCCGTCGCTGTTCTGGTTCTGGCGCTTTTCATGGTGCATATCTGGCTGCCCGCCGGGCGGCGCGGCCTTGGCGATATCCTGCCGGGCATCGTCATCACGCTCATCGCATGGCTTGCCGCCGCCACCGCTTTCGCAAAATATCTGGAAACCTTCGCCAATTACGTCTCCACCTATGCGGGCCTGGCCTCGATCATGGTGGCGATTGTCTTTCTCTACATGCTGTCGGCAATTTTCATTGTCGGTGCGGAAATAAATGCCGCAATCATGATTTTTCGCAAGCGTGAGCAGCAACCGAACCTCAACCTGTAA
- a CDS encoding SDR family oxidoreductase, whose amino-acid sequence MASADGKRSILITGCSSGIGAYCAAALHSRGWRVFATARQEKDIAALRAGGLEAFYLDYAEPESIAALVANVLQASGGKLDALFNNGAYAQPGAVEDLPVEALRAQFEANFFGWHDLTRRIIPVMRTQGHGRIVHCSSILGLVPLKWRGAYVASKFAIEGLMLVQRMELEGSGVEVSLIEPGPIASRFAHNAAMHARANIDMEGSVHRAFYPQQMAKLESGGTKSKNKLGPEAVFDVLLHALEAPRPRPHYAVTKPAKIGILARRILPARWLYRMLSDQS is encoded by the coding sequence ATGGCATCAGCGGACGGAAAGCGAAGCATTCTCATTACCGGCTGTTCGTCCGGCATCGGCGCTTATTGCGCCGCGGCGCTGCACAGCCGGGGCTGGCGCGTCTTTGCCACGGCGCGTCAAGAGAAGGACATAGCCGCCTTGCGAGCCGGGGGGCTTGAGGCTTTCTATCTCGATTATGCCGAGCCGGAATCGATTGCCGCGCTGGTTGCGAATGTTCTGCAAGCCAGCGGAGGCAAGCTCGATGCATTGTTCAACAATGGAGCCTATGCCCAGCCCGGTGCGGTGGAGGATTTGCCGGTCGAGGCGCTTCGCGCGCAATTCGAGGCCAATTTCTTCGGCTGGCACGACCTGACGCGGCGTATCATCCCGGTCATGCGCACGCAAGGCCATGGGCGCATCGTGCATTGTTCCTCCATCCTTGGCCTTGTGCCTTTGAAATGGCGCGGCGCCTATGTGGCTTCAAAATTTGCCATTGAGGGGCTGATGCTGGTGCAACGCATGGAACTGGAAGGGTCGGGCGTCGAAGTGTCGCTCATCGAGCCGGGGCCGATCGCCTCGCGTTTTGCCCATAATGCAGCCATGCACGCCAGGGCGAATATCGATATGGAGGGCTCCGTTCATCGCGCGTTTTATCCGCAGCAGATGGCGAAGCTTGAAAGTGGCGGCACGAAATCGAAGAACAAGCTTGGCCCGGAAGCGGTCTTTGATGTACTGCTTCACGCATTGGAGGCGCCGCGCCCACGCCCGCATTATGCGGTCACGAAGCCGGCGAAAATCGGTATTCTGGCACGACGCATACTGCCTGCGCGCTGGCTTTACCGGATGCTGTCGGATCAGTCCTGA
- a CDS encoding twin transmembrane helix small protein, with protein MDVLFKGAAMIAMLAVAVVLIIGLRNMMRGGDGNFSNKMMQLRVFLQFIAVLLIVGAIYFARHAGGQ; from the coding sequence ATGGACGTTCTGTTCAAGGGCGCAGCCATGATCGCCATGCTGGCGGTGGCTGTCGTGCTCATCATCGGGTTGCGCAACATGATGCGCGGCGGAGACGGCAATTTTTCCAACAAGATGATGCAATTGCGCGTGTTCCTGCAATTCATCGCGGTGCTTTTGATTGTTGGCGCGATCTATTTCGCGCGTCATGCAGGCGGACAATAA
- a CDS encoding cob(I)yrinic acid a,c-diamide adenosyltransferase, translating to MVKLNKIYTRTGDKGTTGLASGPRRLKCDLRVEAYGTVDEANACVGMARIHTGAQDAHAEIDAMLARIQNDLFDLGADLSTPDDGQPLSYEPLRIVASQVSRVEADIDRLNANLQPLRSFILPGGSPASAALHLARTVSRRAERLMVALSRMEGEKVSPEALQYINRLSDFLFVAGRAVNDNGASDILWVPGAQSLSERGGSVLERVSI from the coding sequence ATGGTCAAGCTGAACAAGATTTATACCCGGACGGGCGACAAGGGCACCACGGGCCTTGCCAGTGGGCCGCGGCGGCTGAAATGTGACCTGCGCGTGGAAGCCTATGGCACGGTGGATGAAGCCAATGCCTGTGTCGGCATGGCGCGTATCCATACGGGCGCGCAGGATGCCCATGCTGAAATCGATGCCATGCTGGCGCGTATCCAGAACGACCTCTTCGACCTTGGGGCCGATCTTTCGACGCCGGACGATGGCCAACCGCTTTCCTACGAACCCTTGCGCATTGTCGCCTCGCAGGTTTCGCGCGTCGAAGCGGATATCGACCGGCTGAATGCCAATCTGCAACCCCTGCGCTCGTTTATCCTGCCCGGCGGTTCGCCAGCATCTGCGGCACTGCATCTGGCGCGCACCGTGTCGCGCCGCGCGGAACGGTTGATGGTGGCGCTGTCACGCATGGAAGGCGAAAAGGTTTCACCGGAGGCGCTGCAATATATCAATCGCCTGTCCGATTTTCTCTTCGTTGCGGGCCGTGCCGTCAATGATAATGGCGCAAGCGATATTCTCTGGGTGCCGGGCGCCCAATCGTTGAGCGAGCGCGGCGGTTCTGTTTTAGAGCGCGTTTCGATCTGA
- the queE gene encoding 7-carboxy-7-deazaguanine synthase QueE translates to MMKPAMKPVMKPGPEIRISEIFGPTIQGEGVLIGEPTVFVRTGGCDYRWAWCDNLHAVESRFRHEWKPMSVEAIWHEVTALSQKRPLTVSLSGGNPAIQPLGALIKHGKAEGYRFALETQGSVAKDWFSRLDTLVLSPKPPSSAMETDWDMLAACIEAAGTGPRTVLKFVIFDEADYAYARTVSARHPQLPVYVQPGNHTPPPPDADDAAIDIDGIMRRMEWLVDKVIADGWFEAHVLPQLHVLIWGNRRGV, encoded by the coding sequence ATGATGAAACCCGCAATGAAACCTGTAATGAAACCCGGCCCCGAAATCCGCATCAGCGAGATTTTCGGCCCGACCATTCAAGGTGAGGGCGTCCTGATCGGCGAGCCGACAGTCTTCGTGCGCACTGGCGGCTGCGACTATCGTTGGGCATGGTGCGACAACCTGCACGCGGTGGAAAGCCGCTTTCGTCATGAATGGAAGCCGATGAGCGTCGAAGCCATATGGCATGAAGTGACGGCACTTTCCCAAAAAAGGCCATTAACGGTGTCACTTTCAGGCGGCAATCCAGCCATCCAGCCATTGGGGGCGCTGATCAAACATGGCAAGGCCGAAGGCTATCGCTTTGCGCTTGAAACACAAGGGTCAGTGGCAAAGGACTGGTTTTCCCGGCTGGACACATTGGTTTTGAGCCCCAAACCGCCTTCAAGCGCCATGGAAACCGATTGGGACATGCTTGCCGCCTGTATCGAGGCGGCAGGCACTGGGCCGCGCACCGTGCTGAAATTCGTGATTTTCGATGAGGCCGACTATGCCTATGCAAGGACGGTTTCTGCGCGCCATCCGCAATTGCCGGTCTATGTCCAGCCCGGCAATCATACCCCGCCACCGCCCGACGCCGACGATGCCGCAATCGATATCGACGGCATCATGCGACGCATGGAATGGCTGGTGGACAAGGTGATAGCCGACGGCTGGTTCGAGGCGCATGTTCTGCCGCAACTGCACGTGCTGATCTGGGGCAACAGACGCGGCGTCTAA